The Deltaproteobacteria bacterium sequence AAGGTTCCATCCGTCGAGGAATTGAAAAAACTGTTGGCCTGAAGGGAGGATACATGACCGATTCCACAGTCTGCGGATGCGCCTGCAGTGCCGCGCTCAAATTGATCTTTTCCTGTTCCGGCGGAGCCGATGTCGGCGAACTGTCCGACCGGGCCGCCCGAAAACTGACCTGCGACGGTAAAGGCAAGATGTTCTGTCTGGCCGGCATAGGGGGCCGGGTCAGTGGCATCGTCAAGTCCACCGAGGCCGCCTCGGCCATCCTGGCCATCGACGGCTGCCCCCTGGACTGCGCCCGCAAATGTCTTGAAGAAGCCGGATTCACCGGTTTCCTGCACCTCAACCTGTCCCAGATCGGTTTCGTCAAGGGCCAGAGTCCCATCGACGATGAAAATGTGGCCAAGGCTGCCCAGGCCGGGGCGGCCCTTTTAGAATCCGCTTGTGCGGTGAAATAACAAACAACAAAAAGGATATCGGGGGAGGAAAACATGAAATTCATCCAAGTGCTGGGGCCGGGATGCCCCAAATGCGCCAAAACCGAACAGATTGTCAGACAGGCCGTGGCCCAGTCAGGAGTCGAGGCCCATGTGGAAAAAGTCTCGGACCTGAACATGATCGCCGCCCTGGGGGTCTTCGTCACCCCGGGCGTGCTCGTTGACGGCCAGGTCAAGGTCTCCGGCCGGGTGCCCAAGGCCGAGGAGGTCGTCCAATGGTTGCAGTAAAAAACCTCCAGACCCTCCCGTCCCTGGTCGGCCTCGTTCTGGCCTTCTTCTGCCTTGCGGCCCTGCCGACCATGTCCAGGGCCGAAACCCCAGGCCGCGAGGCCCTCATCTCCGGAGACCCCCAGACCGTGCCCATTCCCGGCATGGTCACCATGGTCGACATCGGGGCCAAGGCCTGCATTCCCTGCAAGATGATGATCCCGGTCATCGAGAACTCGTCCATGAAGTACGAGGGACGGGCGGCCATTGTCTTCATCGACGTCTGGAAGCATCCCGGCGAAACGCCGAAATACGGAGTCCGGGCCATCCCGACCCAGATCTTCTACGACAAGGATGGCAAGGAGTTCAAACGCCACGAAGGCTATCTCGATCAAGCCTCACTAGACAAAATCATGGCCGAACTGGGCGTGAACTAGGGAGGCCCGCATGGATCAATTCTTCATCCTCGTGAACCAATGGCTCACCGGAGGAACGGCCCTGGCTCTGGCCGGGGCCTTCCTCTGGGGGCTTATCAGCATCATGTTCAGCCCCTGCCATCTGGCCTCCATCCCGCTCATCGTCGGTTACGTGGCCGGACAGGACAAGGTCCTCGAAGGTCGCATGGGGACCTACTATGCCGTGGCCTTCACTGTGGGGCTCTTTCTGACCATCGCCGCCATCGGGGCCGTCTGCGCCGTACTCGGCCGCATGCTGGGCGATGTCGGCCCCTACTGGACCATCGCCGTGGGCCTCATTCTCATCTGGGTGGCCCTGGACATGCTCGGCGTGGCCGTCTGCTCCATGTCCGGCGGGCTCATGTCCAAGATCAAGGTCCGGGGCCTGGTCGGGGCCTTTGTCCTCGGCCTGGCCTACGGCATCCTGTCCGGGTCGTGCTCGTTCGGCTTCATCGCCCCCATTTTGGCGGTCATCACCATCCAGGGCGAGGTGGCCTTCGGCATCCTGCTCATCGTCGTCTTTGCCGTCGGGCATTGCCTGCCCATCGCCGTGGCCGGCAGCTCAACGGCCCTGGTCAAGAGGCTCCTGTCCAACTCGTCCTGGCAGCGCGGCAACCTGATCTTCCGACGTTTTGCCGGCGTGGCCATCGGCTGCATGGGCCTCTATTTCATCGTCAGCCCATTTCTGCCCGCCGCTTAGGGCTAGGGAACGAACATGATTAAACGCATTCTCCTCCTCGCCCTCATTGTCGGCCTGAGTGGTCTTTGGGCCTGCGCTGGCCGCTCGACCACGGCCCAGGATCGGGACGCCGGGGTGCCCACGGCCGACGAGT is a genomic window containing:
- a CDS encoding zinc-binding protein — translated: MTDSTVCGCACSAALKLIFSCSGGADVGELSDRAARKLTCDGKGKMFCLAGIGGRVSGIVKSTEAASAILAIDGCPLDCARKCLEEAGFTGFLHLNLSQIGFVKGQSPIDDENVAKAAQAGAALLESACAVK
- a CDS encoding cytochrome C biosynthesis protein produces the protein MDQFFILVNQWLTGGTALALAGAFLWGLISIMFSPCHLASIPLIVGYVAGQDKVLEGRMGTYYAVAFTVGLFLTIAAIGAVCAVLGRMLGDVGPYWTIAVGLILIWVALDMLGVAVCSMSGGLMSKIKVRGLVGAFVLGLAYGILSGSCSFGFIAPILAVITIQGEVAFGILLIVVFAVGHCLPIAVAGSSTALVKRLLSNSSWQRGNLIFRRFAGVAIGCMGLYFIVSPFLPAA
- a CDS encoding thioredoxin family protein; this translates as MKFIQVLGPGCPKCAKTEQIVRQAVAQSGVEAHVEKVSDLNMIAALGVFVTPGVLVDGQVKVSGRVPKAEEVVQWLQ
- a CDS encoding thioredoxin, producing MSRAETPGREALISGDPQTVPIPGMVTMVDIGAKACIPCKMMIPVIENSSMKYEGRAAIVFIDVWKHPGETPKYGVRAIPTQIFYDKDGKEFKRHEGYLDQASLDKIMAELGVN